From Apis cerana isolate GH-2021 linkage group LG10, AcerK_1.0, whole genome shotgun sequence, one genomic window encodes:
- the LOC108003755 gene encoding protein odr-4 homolog isoform X2 produces MGRTVYAEERLHNYLISLVRPDEYTIGLIVGQSTGQKDYIVHLAKTPPPIGKNVVEEILLNTIIKSEQNTIENHIKSVKDIPESWVADHAKHVTRMLPGGMRVLGTFIIGPEDSINDNNIQKFKSVLTTMHKNLLHNKYLCGDNNEEHLILNLNSITQKYTCKSVEINKNGMFKSVDWKFQTRATKWHQLEAFINFDRLFLIAANKDPKTLKKQLQDILKTISDIVETSLIVIEGEVWSPHDTLEVISKNKKDEKNCKSNEKNNNDQSIQINLYIPCQEENINSDVKVTPCSASIRLIGQLVSRTFVHQKAIVEEANTAIKQDIIRSLASRLEMHWDSLIEEENGSPEENITLHEPPRRVLIALPESKITLSDYLFPGEGAQEALLSLQELLDLEVHESTVQKDIELEADSSGNQIKIYITSFSIALLIVIFAIIIHTFY; encoded by the exons atgggACGAACTGTATACGCAGAAGAACGTCttcacaattatttaatatctttagtaAGACCAGATGAATACACAATAGGACTAATTGTGGGACAG agCACTGgtcaaaaagattatattgtacatttaGCAAAAACACCACCACCTATTGGTAAAAATGTTGTAGAAGAAATATTGcttaatactataataaaatctgaaCAAAATACTATTGAAAATCACATCAAATCAGTAAAAGATATACCTGAGAGTTGGGTTGCAGATCATGCAaaacat GTGACTAGAATGTTACCTGGTGGAATGCGTGTTCTTGGCACATTTATTATTGGTCCAGAGGACagtataaatgataataatatacaaaaatttaaatctgttCTTACAacaatgcataaaaatttattacacaataaatatttatgtggagataataatgaagaacatcttattttaaatttaaatagcattacacaaaa atacaCTTGTAAATctgtagaaataaataaaaatggaatgttTAAATCAGTAGATTGGAAATTTCAAACTAGAGCTACTAAATGGCACCAACTTGaagcatttataaattttgatcgcCTATTTCTTATTGCTGCTAATAAAGATCCAAAAACTCTTAAAAAACAACtgcaagatattttaaaaactatatcaGATATTGTTGAAACTTCCCTTATTGTTATTGAAGGAGAAGTTTGGTCCCCACATGATACATTAGAAGTAATtagcaaaaacaaaaaagatgaaaaaaattgtaaaagtaatgaaaaaaataataatgatcaatCTATTCaaattaacttatatattCCATGT caaGAAGAGAATATTAATTCTGATGTAAAAGTAACGCCATGCTCTGCTTCTATACGTTTGATTGGTCAATTAGTAAGTAGAACTTTTGTTCATCAAAAAGCAATTGTCGAAGAAGCTAATACAGCAATAAAACAAGACATAATAAGATCATTAGCAAGTAGATTAGAAATGCATTGGGATAGTttaattgaagaagaaaatggatCTCCAGAAG aaaatataacattacatGAACCTCCAAGAAGAGTATTAATAGCATTACCTGAaagtaaaattactttatcgGATTATCTATTTCCTGGTGAAGGAGCTCAAGAAGCTCTTTTATCATTGCAAGAACTTTTAGACTTAGAAGTTCATGAAAGTACTGttcaaaaagatattgaacTTGAAGctg ATTCATCtggaaatcaaataaaaatatatatcacaagTTTTAGTATTGcacttttaattgtaatttttgctattataatacatacattttattaa
- the LOC108003755 gene encoding protein odr-4 homolog isoform X1, producing MGRTVYAEERLHNYLISLVRPDEYTIGLIVGQSTGQKDYIVHLAKTPPPIGKNVVEEILLNTIIKSEQNTIENHIKSVKDIPESWVADHAKHVTRMLPGGMRVLGTFIIGPEDSINDNNIQKFKSVLTTMHKNLLHNKYLCGDNNEEHLILNLNSITQKYTCKSVEINKNGMFKSVDWKFQTRATKWHQLEAFINFDRLFLIAANKDPKTLKKQLQDILKTISDIVETSLIVIEGEVWSPHDTLEVISKNKKDEKNCKSNEKNNNDQSIQINLYIPCQEENINSDVKVTPCSASIRLIGQLVSRTFVHQKAIVEEANTAIKQDIIRSLASRLEMHWDSLIEEENGSPEENITLHEPPRRVLIALPESKITLSDYLFPGEGAQEALLSLQELLDLEVHESTVQKDIELEADPAEFYFQNKIDIKTVDLGIDSSGNQIKIYITSFSIALLIVIFAIIIHTFY from the exons atgggACGAACTGTATACGCAGAAGAACGTCttcacaattatttaatatctttagtaAGACCAGATGAATACACAATAGGACTAATTGTGGGACAG agCACTGgtcaaaaagattatattgtacatttaGCAAAAACACCACCACCTATTGGTAAAAATGTTGTAGAAGAAATATTGcttaatactataataaaatctgaaCAAAATACTATTGAAAATCACATCAAATCAGTAAAAGATATACCTGAGAGTTGGGTTGCAGATCATGCAaaacat GTGACTAGAATGTTACCTGGTGGAATGCGTGTTCTTGGCACATTTATTATTGGTCCAGAGGACagtataaatgataataatatacaaaaatttaaatctgttCTTACAacaatgcataaaaatttattacacaataaatatttatgtggagataataatgaagaacatcttattttaaatttaaatagcattacacaaaa atacaCTTGTAAATctgtagaaataaataaaaatggaatgttTAAATCAGTAGATTGGAAATTTCAAACTAGAGCTACTAAATGGCACCAACTTGaagcatttataaattttgatcgcCTATTTCTTATTGCTGCTAATAAAGATCCAAAAACTCTTAAAAAACAACtgcaagatattttaaaaactatatcaGATATTGTTGAAACTTCCCTTATTGTTATTGAAGGAGAAGTTTGGTCCCCACATGATACATTAGAAGTAATtagcaaaaacaaaaaagatgaaaaaaattgtaaaagtaatgaaaaaaataataatgatcaatCTATTCaaattaacttatatattCCATGT caaGAAGAGAATATTAATTCTGATGTAAAAGTAACGCCATGCTCTGCTTCTATACGTTTGATTGGTCAATTAGTAAGTAGAACTTTTGTTCATCAAAAAGCAATTGTCGAAGAAGCTAATACAGCAATAAAACAAGACATAATAAGATCATTAGCAAGTAGATTAGAAATGCATTGGGATAGTttaattgaagaagaaaatggatCTCCAGAAG aaaatataacattacatGAACCTCCAAGAAGAGTATTAATAGCATTACCTGAaagtaaaattactttatcgGATTATCTATTTCCTGGTGAAGGAGCTCAAGAAGCTCTTTTATCATTGCAAGAACTTTTAGACTTAGAAGTTCATGAAAGTACTGttcaaaaagatattgaacTTGAAGctg atcccgcagaattttattttcaaaataaaattgatataaaaactgTTGATCTTGGTATAGATTCATCtggaaatcaaataaaaatatatatcacaagTTTTAGTATTGcacttttaattgtaatttttgctattataatacatacattttattaa